In Sulfuriferula plumbiphila, the genomic window AAGGCTGGGCAGCGTGGCGAGGAATGCCTTGCTGTCGAAAACCTCAGTCTTCATCCAGCAATTGGCCCGCGATTGCCCAGTTTTCTTCCGGCAGTTCATCGAAGGCGATGTAGGTATATGAAGCAGGCTTACCCGCCACACGTTCCAGCGTGTCGGTGATTTCTGCGGCGATTTTCTGCTTTTGTTCGCGGCTCAAACTGCCTGCGATGCGGATGTTCACGTAAGGCATGGCTCATCTCTCCTTGTCAGCACGGATGCGCGCAAACACAGCGCGGAACATGTCCGGCGTCAGGCGGCGCGTCTGCGTATTGTAGCGGCTGCAATGGTAGCTGTCGTAAAGCGCGCGCCCGTCACCCAGCGCATGCACCGCGCCATGTCCGAAGGCATGGTATCTGGCTTTCAGCCCCAGCGCCATGAGCACGGCGGCATGTGCGACGCTACCCAATGCAAGGATGGCCAGATCCTTGGAGAGCGCGGCAATTTCATGCGCCAGATAATGATTGCACCGGCGAATCTCGGCGGTTTCCGGCTTGTTGGCCGGAGGCAGGCATTTGACTGCGTTGGTAATACGGCAGCCGTGCAGTTGCAACCCGTCGTCGGCGCTCACCGACGCGGGGCGGCTGGCGAAACCATAGGCGTGCAGGGTTTCGTAGAGCAATATCCCCGCGTGGTCGCCGGTAAACGGGCGGCCGCTACGGTTGGCGCCATGCATGCCGGGGGCGAGACCGACAATCAACAGCCAGGGCGCGGCATCGCCAAACGGTGCGACCGGGCGCGCGTGGTAGCCTGGATGCGCCACGCGTACCTGGTCGAGGAAAGCGGCGAGGCGCGGGCAGGTACGGCAGTTCAGATCAAAAGACGTCATCAATGGCGGTGCCGGGGGTAAAACGGGATGCCAACCTGTTCAGGTTGTGCGGCGGGCAATTCCGGCTGCAGGGTCACATGGTCGATATCAAAGCGCGTGTGCAGCATTTGCCGCGTGGTGTGGAGAATGTCCGGCCAGTCCTGCATGGCGGGGATTTCCAGATGCGCAGACAGCGCGACCTTGCCCGAAGCCAGCGTCCAGATATGCAGGTCATGTACCGAAGTCACCCCGGCTGTCTGCGCCATGGCTCGCCCCACTTCGGGCAAATCGAGATTTTTCGGCACGCCTTCCATGAGGATGTGCAGCGCCTCTCTCAGCAGGCGGATGCTGGAAACCAGAATCAGCGCCACCACGAACAGCGACAGCAGCGCGTCAATCGGCAGCCAGCCGGTGAAGTAGATCACCGCACCCGCCACCAGAGCCGCCACTGAGCCGAGCATGTCCCCCAGCACATGCAGCAGTGCAGCGCGCACGTTGAGGGTTTGTTCGCCGCGCGCCAGCTGATAGGCAACGAAGATATTCACCGCCAGCCCGATTGCGGCAATCACCATCACGGCGCCGCCCTGCACCGGCTGCGGTGCATTCAGGCGCGCAATGGCTTCCCACACAATGCCCACCATCAGCGCCAGCATGAGCACGCTGTTGATCAGTGCCGCCACCACTTCGGCGCGTACCAGGCCGTAGGAGTGCCGATACGACGCCGGACGCTGCGCCAGCCAGCCGGCAAACGCCGCCAGCCCCAGCGCCAGTGCGTCGATCAGCATATGCCCGGCATCGGAGATCAGGGCCAGCGAGCCTGCCCACCAGCCGCCGCCCGCCTCCACAGCGGCAAATCCCAGCGTCAGCCAGAAGGCGATGCCCACCCCAGCGTGACCATGATGGTGATGGCTGTCCCCGTGATGAGCGTGGTCGTGATCCTGGTGCGTGTCTTCAGCCTTGGCCACAAGTGTTGCTCCTGTCGGTTGCCCATAAATCGGCGCTGCCATGTCCTATACCGGCTATGGCGTGAACGGCAGAGGCGTAGCGTGATTGTTCACGTAATTCAGTCATGCCAAGTGGATGCGGTTTGCCATGCAGGCGTGCGATGCGGGCGATGCTGGTGGCAGGCATGCGCCAGTCGAGCCTGGCCAGCACTTCATCGGCGCCGGCACAGTTGTTGCACACCAGCGCCATGTCGCAGCCTGCATTGAGTGCGGCCGCCGCACGCGCGACAACATCGCCTGCCACGCTGGCGCCTTGCATGGAAAGATCGTCACTGAAAATCACCCCGTCAAAGCCCAGCTCGCCACGCAATATCTGTTTCAGCCAGAGCGGAGAAAACCCGGCCGGACGGCTGTCCACCGCGGGGTAGATGACATGGGCAGGCATCATGCCGGTCATGCCGTAGCCCGCCATCCGGCGAAACGGCACCAGATCAGCCTGCTCGATATCGGCATAACTGCGTTCGTCCACCGGAATTTCCCGATGCGAGTCCGCGCGCACGAAACCATGGCCGGGGAAATGCTTGCCGACGCTGCCCATGCCCGCGTCCTTGAGGCCGAGCATGAGCTGATGCGCGAGGTCGGCAACCGCATCCACATCGCTGTGAAAGGCACGGTCGCCAATCACGCCGGATGCGCCGTAATCCAGATCCAGTACCGGCGTGAAACTCAGATCCACGCCGTGCGCGCGCAACTCGGCAGCCAGTACATAGCCGCATTCGTGCGCCAGCCGCCGCGCCTCGGCGGGATGCCGATCCCAGATCCGCCCCAGCTCGCGCATCGGCGGCAGCACCGTGAAGCCATCACGAAAGCGTTGCACGCGTCCGCCTTCGTGATCCACCGCGATGAGCAGATGCGGCGTGCGTAGCGCGTGGATTTCGGCCGTTAGCGCAACCAGTTGCGCGGGAGACTGATAATTGCGCGCAAACAGGATTACGCCGCCCACCAGAGGATGCGCAAGGCGGCGGCGGTCGTCGCCGGTAAGTGCCACGCCGGGCACGTCAAGCATGATGGGACCGAGGCTCATGGTATGGTTTCCAGTATCACAAAGGCAATAACGTAATCGGATTCATCGCTGATGGAAAGATGCGCGCGCGCCACGCCCCGCGTTGCCAGCCAGGTTTGCAGATCAGGTGCAAACACCAGTTCGGGTTGCCCCAGTGGGGTATGGTGCACGCGAATATTGCATAGCGCCACCGGACTGCGCAAGCCGGTACCGGCGGCTTTTGCCAGCGCCTCCTTGGCGGCGAAACGTTTGGCGAGAAAACGCGCGCCGTCGGACTTGCGCGTAAATTCCGCCCATTCTTCCGGTGCCAGAATACGCTGTGCCGCACGTTCGCCGTGGCGCGCCAATAGCCGCGCCATGCGCGCCACCGCCACCATATCTGTGCCTATGCCGTAAATCATCAGACGCTGACTCTCACTGCCAGCCCACGCGCGCGGATTTTTTCCGCAAACGCTTCCAGCCAGTCTGCCGGCAATGCCGACAAACGCGGCGCTTCGGGTTGCTGTGAGGGTCGCGCCAGACCGTACAACAGCACACCTTGCACCGGCACGCCTGCGCTTACGATCCGTCGCACGAAATCCAGATAAGCCTGCTGTTCCAGCGCGGACGGCGGTGTGCCATCGATGACAAACAGGCAGGTTTGCAGCCAGGTGGCACACTGGCTGGCGACAGCTTGCAGGTTGGCAAACACCCGCTCCGGGCTGAGTTTGGCGTGGTTGATGCGGCGCAACCCCTCACGCGTGGCACTGTCCAGCTTGAACCAGACTTCGCCATTGAGAGTGCGCATCTGGTGCAAACCGTCTTGCACATAGGCCTTGTCCATCAGGCTGCCGTTGGTGATGAGGATCAGCTTGATTTTACCCGTGAGACCAAAACGCGCCACGGCACGACCAATCAATCCGATTACCTCGACAAAGGCTTTGGCACTGGTGGGCTCGCCATTGCCGGACAAGGCGATATCGTTAATGCGCCGTGCGCTCTCCGGCACGCGCGTCGCCATGAAGTCGCCATGCATCAGCTCGTGCAGAAAACTGGCCAGCTCGTGTTCGAGCAGCGATAAGTTGATTTCCGGCGCCGCACCGCGCGTGAGCCCGGGCACCTGGCAGTAAACGCAGCGCCAGTTGCAGGCATTGTTGGGATTGAGATTGATGCCAACGGATACACCACCCGCGCGTCGCGACACCACCGGATAGACATAAGTCATGCCAGCAGCGTCGCGCGAATGATCAGCGGAGGTAAGGGGCGTGTTCAGGGTATTCCACCATGACAGATGGCGGAAGGTGTGAGATTCGAACTCACGGTGTCGTTGCCGACACGCCGGTTTTCAAGACCGGTGCATTCAACCGCTCTGCCAACCTTCCTTGTTTGTGCCAGGCTCCTGGCGATGCGGCTCACATTTTAGCTGTGGCCGCACAGATTAGCCAGCGGGAATACTGGCTGCACATAACCAGCAAGATTTTGTTAAAGCGCCAGAATGTTTCGTCGAATAGGATGTACGAGAATTACATTGCTATCATTTGCTTTGCAATAAATTTCCTACAATGGATTTACGTCGCGTAACCAGCAACCTCCTGCAGATAACGATACCAAGCATTACATGCGTTATTCTCACACTTTCATGATTCGCACTGCCCGCATCATGGCGCGCATATTGCTGTGTCTCTGCCTGCTGGGCGTGGCCAAAGCATGGGCAGTGATGATCATTGCGAATCCGCATGTATCTGCCACCACCCTGTCCCAAAACGCGCTACGCGCCATGTTCGCGGTGAAATTGCTGCAGTGGCCGGACAGCCAGCCGGTCAGGGTATTCGTGCTGCCCGACGACAATCCACTGCACCGGGCCTTCTGCAAGGAAGCGCTGGACGTTTACCCGTATCAATTGCGCCAGACCTGGGACCGGCTGGTCTATTCAGGTACAGGACAGGCGCCGACGGAGGTCGGTTCGGAACAGGAAATGCTCAAAAGGGTTGCCACTACCCCTGGCGCGTTGGGCTATGCGAGGAAGGTGAAACCGGGCGACCGGGTACGTATCCTTTCAGGAGATAATCCGGGCAGGATCAACTCGGCGGAATGATTATGTACCGAGCCAAAATCAAAATGCTGGCAGTCATGCTGACGCTCGCAGGCCATGGCATGAATGCAGGCGCCGACAGCCTGCCCGACGGTGTCCAGGTGCATGGTTTTGCCAGCCAGGCGGTTATCGGCACCAGCCACAACAACTTCTTCGGCGCTACTGAGAACAAGGCCAGCCTTGGTTTTACCGAGTTGGGCGCGAATATTTCCTGGCGCCTCAATCCCAGCCTGCAGCTGTCTGCCCAGGCCGTTTCGCGCCGCGCAGGTGAAACCGACAATGGCTCGCCGCGCCTCGACCATGCAACCCTGGACTATCTGGACTATACTATCCACGCTAGCGAGAATGCGCGCTACGGCGTGTATCTGGGCAAGATCAAAAACCCCTACGGCCTGTATAACGAAACCCGCGATGTCGCGTTCACCCGTCCCGGCATCCTGTTGCCGCAATCCATCTATCTGGATCGCGTACGCAACTTTGTATTATCTTCGCCGGGACTGGCAGTTTATGGCGACAAGACGTTGGCTATCGGCAACCTCAGCTATCAATTCGGTGTTATCAGACCAGACACATCTGATAGGGAAACCGAAGGCACCTTCCTGGGGATGGACAGGCCAGGGACAATTAAAAGTGATGCTTCCTATATCGGACGGATTCTTCTGGAACCAGGCAATGGTCATTTCAAACTGGCATTGACCGGTGTCAGCATGCGCGCGCATTACCAGCCGGAGGTGTCAGATACCCTGCACGCCGGAAATATTCACTTTGACGCCTGGGTATTCTCCGGACAATACAATGCAGAAAACTGGGTGTTCACTAGCGAATACGCGCAAAACCGTATTAACGCCCAGAATTTTGGCGCCTTTTTCCCGAATCACTCTGCAACCGGCAGCAGTTACTATGTTCAGGGAACTTATCAGCTCACACCAGGCTGGTCAGCCCTGGCACGCTATGACGTCACCTACAGGGATAAAAACGACAAGGATGGCCAGGCATTCAGTGCAATGACCGGCGTGCCTCCCTATAGCCGATTTGCCAAAGACCTGGCCGCCGGCCTGAGCTACAGGCTCGGCAATAACTGGCTGCTGCGTGGTGAATTTCATCACGTGGATGGTACCGCCTGGTTACCCTACAGTGACAACCCCAATCCAGCTGTCACCACGCGACACTGGAATATGTGGTTATTTCAGGCGGCTTACCGCTTCTAGCCGATGGTCACCCGATCCGCCAGACTCAGGCGTTTTTTCAGCCTAAAGTGGAAAATCATTGTGCCGCTCAGCCTGGTGCTGCTGGCGGTGAATGCGTCGCTGTCATACATTAATTACAGCAGTCAGCGTGCTGAATTTGACAGCGTGCGCAATGCAAGTGAAACGCAAAGCCGGCGTTTCGCCGCTGAAGTCGTCACCCAGCTGGGTGCACAGCTGGAAACCTCAGGATGCTCTGAACAACCC contains:
- a CDS encoding type 2 periplasmic-binding domain-containing protein, giving the protein MRYSHTFMIRTARIMARILLCLCLLGVAKAWAVMIIANPHVSATTLSQNALRAMFAVKLLQWPDSQPVRVFVLPDDNPLHRAFCKEALDVYPYQLRQTWDRLVYSGTGQAPTEVGSEQEMLKRVATTPGALGYARKVKPGDRVRILSGDNPGRINSAE
- a CDS encoding cation diffusion facilitator family transporter, which produces MAKAEDTHQDHDHAHHGDSHHHHGHAGVGIAFWLTLGFAAVEAGGGWWAGSLALISDAGHMLIDALALGLAAFAGWLAQRPASYRHSYGLVRAEVVAALINSVLMLALMVGIVWEAIARLNAPQPVQGGAVMVIAAIGLAVNIFVAYQLARGEQTLNVRAALLHVLGDMLGSVAALVAGAVIYFTGWLPIDALLSLFVVALILVSSIRLLREALHILMEGVPKNLDLPEVGRAMAQTAGVTSVHDLHIWTLASGKVALSAHLEIPAMQDWPDILHTTRQMLHTRFDIDHVTLQPELPAAQPEQVGIPFYPRHRH
- a CDS encoding radical SAM protein, whose protein sequence is MTYVYPVVSRRAGGVSVGINLNPNNACNWRCVYCQVPGLTRGAAPEINLSLLEHELASFLHELMHGDFMATRVPESARRINDIALSGNGEPTSAKAFVEVIGLIGRAVARFGLTGKIKLILITNGSLMDKAYVQDGLHQMRTLNGEVWFKLDSATREGLRRINHAKLSPERVFANLQAVASQCATWLQTCLFVIDGTPPSALEQQAYLDFVRRIVSAGVPVQGVLLYGLARPSQQPEAPRLSALPADWLEAFAEKIRARGLAVRVSV
- a CDS encoding tautomerase family protein, which translates into the protein MPYVNIRIAGSLSREQKQKIAAEITDTLERVAGKPASYTYIAFDELPEENWAIAGQLLDED
- the nagZ gene encoding beta-N-acetylhexosaminidase, whose product is MSLGPIMLDVPGVALTGDDRRRLAHPLVGGVILFARNYQSPAQLVALTAEIHALRTPHLLIAVDHEGGRVQRFRDGFTVLPPMRELGRIWDRHPAEARRLAHECGYVLAAELRAHGVDLSFTPVLDLDYGASGVIGDRAFHSDVDAVADLAHQLMLGLKDAGMGSVGKHFPGHGFVRADSHREIPVDERSYADIEQADLVPFRRMAGYGMTGMMPAHVIYPAVDSRPAGFSPLWLKQILRGELGFDGVIFSDDLSMQGASVAGDVVARAAAALNAGCDMALVCNNCAGADEVLARLDWRMPATSIARIARLHGKPHPLGMTELREQSRYASAVHAIAGIGHGSADLWATDRSNTCGQG
- a CDS encoding uracil-DNA glycosylase; protein product: MTSFDLNCRTCPRLAAFLDQVRVAHPGYHARPVAPFGDAAPWLLIVGLAPGMHGANRSGRPFTGDHAGILLYETLHAYGFASRPASVSADDGLQLHGCRITNAVKCLPPANKPETAEIRRCNHYLAHEIAALSKDLAILALGSVAHAAVLMALGLKARYHAFGHGAVHALGDGRALYDSYHCSRYNTQTRRLTPDMFRAVFARIRADKER
- the acpS gene encoding holo-ACP synthase, with protein sequence MIYGIGTDMVAVARMARLLARHGERAAQRILAPEEWAEFTRKSDGARFLAKRFAAKEALAKAAGTGLRSPVALCNIRVHHTPLGQPELVFAPDLQTWLATRGVARAHLSISDESDYVIAFVILETIP